A region of Brevundimonas sp. NIBR10 DNA encodes the following proteins:
- the rimP gene encoding ribosome maturation factor RimP encodes MRAKTVQDRQLIELIDPIAESLGLAVVRVRLMGGTLRQRLQIMAERPSDHDISVEECARLSRAVSEVFDAADPIPGEYLLEVSSPGIDRPLTRLIDFDLFEGFEARMEADRMIEGRKRFKGVLAGLDKDEAGTDMVAIDLDGEADTALIPFDWIVDAKLVMSDALIKRGAELRAQRGEPEDDGLPEAAPEDKDTDTTTTPEDKA; translated from the coding sequence TTGCGCGCCAAGACCGTCCAGGACCGCCAGCTGATCGAACTGATCGACCCCATCGCGGAGTCGCTCGGGCTCGCGGTCGTGCGGGTGCGGCTGATGGGCGGGACCCTGCGTCAGCGACTTCAGATCATGGCCGAGCGGCCCAGCGATCACGACATCTCGGTCGAGGAATGCGCGCGCCTGAGCCGCGCCGTGTCGGAGGTGTTCGACGCCGCCGATCCGATCCCCGGCGAATATCTGCTGGAAGTGTCGTCGCCCGGCATAGACCGCCCCCTGACCCGCCTCATCGACTTCGACCTGTTCGAGGGGTTCGAGGCGCGAATGGAAGCCGATCGGATGATCGAGGGGCGCAAGCGCTTCAAGGGCGTCCTGGCCGGGTTGGACAAGGACGAGGCGGGGACCGACATGGTCGCCATCGACCTGGACGGCGAGGCCGACACCGCCCTGATCCCCTTCGACTGGATCGTGGACGCCAAGCTCGTGATGAGCGACGCCCTGATCAAGCGCGGGGCCGAGCTGCGCGCCCAGCGCGGCGAACCTGAAGACGACGGACTGCCGGAAGCGGCGCCCGAAGACAAAGACACTGACACGACCACCACTCCTGAGGACAAAGCCTGA
- a CDS encoding type II toxin-antitoxin system RelE/ParE family toxin produces the protein MRRLEVVFSRDSLTDLKDIYAWIASNGAGPITAERYTRRIEDRCNDIGSAPSTGRARNDLLPGLRLITFERSATIAYREIEDVVEILNIFGAGRDYEAFYLDDDKQG, from the coding sequence TTGCGGCGGCTTGAGGTCGTCTTCAGCCGCGATTCATTGACGGACCTAAAAGACATCTATGCCTGGATCGCGTCAAACGGTGCCGGCCCAATCACCGCTGAACGATACACCCGTCGAATAGAAGACCGGTGCAATGACATCGGAAGCGCGCCGAGCACTGGGCGAGCAAGAAATGATCTGCTGCCGGGTTTGCGCCTGATCACTTTCGAACGCAGCGCAACGATCGCCTATCGCGAGATCGAAGACGTGGTCGAGATCCTCAATATCTTCGGTGCCGGACGCGACTACGAGGCCTTCTACCTCGACGACGACAAACAGGGCTGA
- a CDS encoding ribbon-helix-helix protein, CopG family — protein sequence MAAAEKLSVTLTAAMVRDLEASVAAGEFASTSEALRDAVRMWRDAREERAERLAAIRARLKASAEDTRPRLTAGEFRRSMEEFHADQMTEAARLAAA from the coding sequence ATGGCCGCCGCCGAAAAGCTCAGCGTCACCCTCACCGCCGCCATGGTGCGCGACCTGGAGGCCAGCGTCGCCGCCGGGGAGTTCGCCTCCACCAGCGAGGCACTGCGCGACGCCGTACGGATGTGGCGCGACGCCCGCGAGGAACGCGCCGAGCGACTGGCGGCGATCAGGGCGCGGCTGAAGGCCTCGGCAGAGGACACGAGGCCTCGGCTGACGGCCGGAGAATTCCGTCGCAGTATGGAAGAGTTCCACGCCGATCAAATGACGGAGGCGGCTCGACTTGCGGCGGCTTGA
- a CDS encoding DUF1993 domain-containing protein, whose translation MAFDLYDASVPAFLRGLKALSALLDKALAQDFDEAALMEARLAPDMNPFPAQIRTAAFSARGCVARLTGQDWPKTEDDEATFAELQATIALSIAFIESVPREAFAGAEDRDVVLKFPNGQFDFKGAGYLTGFALPNFYFHVTTAYALLRAAGVEIGKRDYMGVPA comes from the coding sequence ATGGCCTTCGATCTCTACGACGCCTCCGTCCCCGCCTTCTTGCGTGGCCTCAAGGCCCTGTCCGCCCTGCTCGACAAGGCGCTGGCCCAGGATTTTGACGAGGCAGCGCTGATGGAGGCGCGCCTGGCCCCCGACATGAACCCCTTCCCGGCCCAGATCCGCACCGCCGCCTTTTCCGCGCGCGGCTGTGTCGCCCGCCTGACCGGCCAGGACTGGCCGAAGACCGAGGACGACGAGGCCACTTTCGCCGAGCTTCAGGCGACGATCGCCCTGTCGATTGCCTTCATCGAATCCGTGCCGCGCGAGGCCTTCGCCGGTGCCGAGGATCGCGACGTCGTGCTGAAATTCCCTAACGGCCAGTTCGATTTCAAAGGCGCGGGATACCTGACCGGCTTCGCCCTGCCGAACTTCTATTTCCATGTCACGACGGCCTATGCGCTGCTGCGCGCGGCGGGCGTCGAGATCGGCAAGCGCGACTATATGGGCGTGCCGGCTTAG
- a CDS encoding biotin transporter BioY, with amino-acid sequence MTTSRSFNAPRSVWLMMSGTVGFALLIAVAAQIAIPLYPVPMTMQTWAVLLAGAVLGPRWGVASVVLYLALAMAGLPVLANGAGGMIAATGGSAGYLMGFPAAAFLIGWAREQGGLERPLPGFAILLLAHALILACGTGWLILSIGLDPGRAVQVGATPFLIGALVKAVLVLATLWLLRRLRPRP; translated from the coding sequence ATGACGACAAGCCGCTCCTTCAACGCCCCTCGCAGCGTCTGGCTGATGATGTCAGGGACGGTCGGGTTCGCCCTGCTGATCGCGGTCGCCGCCCAGATCGCGATCCCGCTCTACCCCGTCCCGATGACGATGCAGACCTGGGCCGTGCTGCTGGCCGGAGCCGTGCTGGGACCGCGCTGGGGGGTGGCGAGCGTGGTCCTGTACCTGGCCCTGGCGATGGCGGGTTTGCCCGTACTGGCCAACGGGGCGGGCGGCATGATCGCGGCGACCGGAGGCAGCGCGGGCTATCTGATGGGCTTTCCTGCGGCGGCCTTCCTGATCGGCTGGGCCAGGGAGCAGGGCGGGCTGGAACGGCCTCTGCCCGGCTTCGCCATCCTGCTGCTGGCCCACGCCCTGATCCTGGCGTGCGGGACCGGCTGGCTGATCCTCAGCATCGGGCTGGACCCCGGTCGGGCGGTACAGGTAGGGGCGACGCCCTTCCTGATCGGGGCCCTGGTCAAGGCCGTCCTGGTGCTGGCCACCCTGTGGCTATTGCGGCGTCTGCGACCCCGACCCTAG
- the trmB gene encoding tRNA (guanosine(46)-N7)-methyltransferase TrmB: MPASRPRNPGDPAHPRASGPLRSFGRIKSRVIKPLQAALFDSLLPSIAVPDPAAGPIDPRALMPEATEVWLEIGFGGGEHLAAQAARRPDVLILGCEPFLNGVASLLRHVDDGDLKNVRIHGDDARAVVEALPDASLDRILILFPDPWHKVRHNKRRLIQPEFVAELTRVLKPGGRLRFVTDWKDYASWALERLQASPHLTWLAEEADDWRTAPADHVVTRYEEKALGDTAPLFLEFERI; this comes from the coding sequence ATGCCCGCCTCCCGACCCCGCAATCCCGGCGATCCCGCCCATCCCCGTGCCTCAGGCCCCTTGCGGTCCTTCGGCCGGATCAAGTCACGCGTCATCAAGCCCTTGCAGGCGGCGCTGTTCGACAGCCTGCTGCCGTCCATCGCCGTGCCCGATCCGGCGGCAGGGCCGATCGACCCACGTGCCCTGATGCCCGAGGCCACCGAGGTCTGGCTCGAGATCGGCTTCGGCGGCGGTGAGCACCTGGCGGCGCAGGCGGCGCGTCGGCCCGACGTTCTGATCCTGGGGTGCGAGCCGTTTCTGAACGGGGTGGCGTCCCTGTTGCGCCATGTCGATGACGGCGATCTGAAGAACGTCCGCATCCACGGCGACGACGCCCGGGCGGTGGTCGAGGCCCTGCCCGACGCCTCGCTGGACCGGATCCTGATCCTGTTCCCCGATCCCTGGCACAAGGTGCGCCACAACAAGCGGCGGCTCATCCAGCCCGAGTTCGTGGCCGAGCTGACGCGGGTGCTGAAGCCCGGCGGGCGGCTGCGGTTCGTGACCGACTGGAAGGACTATGCCTCCTGGGCGCTGGAGCGTTTGCAGGCTTCGCCGCACCTGACCTGGCTGGCCGAGGAGGCCGACGACTGGCGTACCGCGCCCGCCGACCACGTCGTCACGCGATACGAGGAGAAGGCGCTCGGCGACACCGCGCCGCTGTTTCTGGAATTCGAGCGGATCTAG
- the metK gene encoding methionine adenosyltransferase: protein MSRSSFLFTSESVSEGHPDKVADRISDTVVDLFLAKDPYARIACETLTTTNLVVLAGEIRGEGIMDTAGNWAPGVQDEIEAAVRAAVKDIGYEQTGFHWETFEFINRLHTQSADIAVGVDAAGNKDEGAGDQGIMFGYASNETPELMPATLQYSHNILKKLAEVRHAGGSKLEPDAKSQVTIQYVDGKPVRATSIVLSTQHAPGLSSADVADIVKPHILSVLPEGFTDENTVWHINPTGIFEIGGPDGDAGVTGRKIIVDTYGGAAPHGGGAFSGKDPTKVDRSAAYACRYLAKNVVAAGIADRCTIQISYAIGVAKPQSIHVDLHGTATGAITEAVLEDKILGLIGGATPRAIREHLGLNKPIYARTSAYGHFGRTPDADGGFSWEKTDLVDQLKALA, encoded by the coding sequence TTGTCCCGTTCGTCCTTCCTCTTTACTTCGGAAAGCGTGTCCGAGGGCCATCCCGACAAGGTCGCCGACCGCATCTCGGACACCGTGGTCGATCTGTTCCTGGCCAAGGACCCCTATGCGCGTATCGCCTGCGAAACCCTGACCACGACCAACCTGGTGGTCCTGGCCGGCGAGATCCGCGGCGAAGGCATCATGGACACGGCCGGCAACTGGGCCCCCGGGGTCCAGGACGAGATCGAGGCCGCCGTGCGCGCGGCCGTCAAGGACATCGGCTACGAGCAGACCGGCTTCCACTGGGAAACCTTCGAGTTCATCAACCGCCTGCACACCCAGTCGGCCGACATCGCCGTGGGCGTGGACGCCGCCGGCAACAAGGACGAGGGCGCGGGCGACCAGGGCATCATGTTCGGCTATGCCTCGAACGAGACGCCCGAGCTGATGCCGGCGACCCTGCAATACAGCCACAACATCCTCAAGAAACTGGCCGAGGTCCGTCACGCCGGCGGCTCCAAGCTGGAGCCTGATGCCAAGTCGCAGGTGACGATCCAGTATGTGGACGGCAAGCCGGTCCGCGCCACCTCGATCGTGCTCTCGACCCAGCACGCACCGGGCCTGTCGTCGGCCGACGTCGCCGACATCGTCAAGCCGCACATCCTCTCGGTCCTGCCCGAGGGCTTCACCGACGAGAACACCGTCTGGCACATCAACCCGACCGGCATCTTCGAGATCGGCGGACCGGATGGTGACGCGGGCGTGACCGGCCGCAAGATCATCGTTGACACCTACGGCGGCGCGGCCCCCCACGGCGGCGGTGCCTTCAGCGGCAAGGATCCGACCAAGGTCGATCGCTCGGCCGCCTATGCCTGCCGCTACCTGGCCAAGAACGTGGTCGCCGCCGGCATCGCCGACCGCTGCACCATCCAGATCTCCTACGCCATCGGCGTGGCCAAACCCCAGTCGATCCACGTCGACCTGCACGGTACGGCCACGGGCGCGATCACCGAGGCGGTCCTGGAAGACAAGATTCTGGGCCTGATCGGCGGCGCCACGCCGCGCGCGATCCGCGAGCACCTGGGTCTGAACAAGCCGATCTACGCCCGCACCTCCGCCTATGGTCATTTCGGCCGGACCCCGGACGCCGACGGCGGCTTCAGCTGGGAGAAGACCGACCTGGTCGATCAGCTCAAGGCCCTGGCGTAA